Part of the Leptotrichia massiliensis genome, AGACTATTAAAATAGGAGGAGGAGCTTTGGCTATTATAGGGACTTTGGCTACTCCAATACCAGGAGATGAAGAAGCAGCTGCAGGCTTAACTTTAGAAGGGACAATTCAATTTCTTAAATATAAAGGATGGGGGATGTTTGGTGGAACAAGAACTATAGTAAATGAAATTACAGGTTATGATATATTAAAAGATCCTATTAAGTCAGCAATTGGTGAAGATACAGGAGAAGTTGTTGGAAATACAATTGATTTTGTAGACACAGCACATAGTCTTTATAAACTTCCAGAAGAAGTAGGAGAATTAGCCGATAATATAGGTAAAGGAAATCAGATTGCAACAGAAATTACTAAAAATGAAGAATTTATACAAAATATAAAAAATAATCCTTTATCAAAAAAAAGAACTTATTCAAAAAAAAGTATAAAAGTAAAAGATGAATTGAAGTTTACTTCTAAATTAGAAATAAATGTATTAGAAAAAACTAATAGGAGTCTTCAAAAAAATATAAAAAATGTTACACCTTATATACATTCAGGAACACTCGGTGTTTCTAATACTATTATTTCAACACATAATTATGCAGCGGATTCATTTTATCTACAATCTATAGAGGAAAGATATTACGAAGATATAAAAGAATATTCAAAAGTTCCTTTTATTTCTATAAAACAGGAATATCCACAAGATTAATGAGGAGGTAAGAGTGAAAAAGATATTTTTAATTTTAATATTAATTTTTACTTTTTCATGTAATGTATCTAAAGAAGAAAAAGATAAAAGAGTATTACTAAATGAAGTAAAAAAAATAAATAAAAACAGAAATCCTACAAAAGAACAAATAAATATATTATTGGAAAAAAGTAAAGAACTGTATCAGAATGGAGATGAAAAAACAGCAAAACAAGTATGGGAGAATCTTGAGGAATATACATCAGAAGCTACTTTGTATTTAGCAGATTATTATGATAATAATAAAGATGAAATAAATTATGAAAAATATTTATTAAAAGCGGCAGAAAAAGAAAATGAAACGGCGATGTTTAATTTAGGAGGACTATATCAAAAAAGAGGAAATACTGAAAAAATGCTAAAGTGGTATACCAAAGTAATAGAAAAAGATGGAAAAAATTCAGCTATAGTAATGACTAATTTGGGAAATTATTATGACTTAGAGGGACAAAAAGACAAGATGTTAGAATGGTATAAAAAAGCAGCAGAAAAGGGTTCTATGGAAGCAATGAATAATTTAGGAGTATATTATAGTGAAAATAATCAGGAAAAAAAAATGTTATTTTGGTATAAAAAAGCATTGGAAAAAGATGAAAATATAAGAACTCTTAATAATTTGGCAAGTCATTATTTTAAAAAGGGAAATTTGAAAGAAGCTGAAAAATGGTATAAAAGATCTGCAGATAAAGGTTCGATAGAAGCAATGAATGATTTAGGTGTTATATATGATTCTCAAAAAAGATATGAATTAGCAATAAAAATGTTTTTAAAAGCAGCTGAAAATGGGGATGAAGATGCAGTATTAAATATAGGCTTAATGTACGAAGATAGAGATATGTATAACGAAGCAAAAGAATGGTATAAAAAATTTGCTGAATTAGGAAATCAAAAAGCATTAAAAAAGTATAATGAATTAAAAGATAAGTATTAGATTTTAGAAAGGTATAACATAATGAAAGAAAATTTGTATAATTATAATATGGAAATTTACTGTGAAAATAACCAAGAAAAAAAGAAACTTCTAAATAGATATTCGAGATTTCAATTAATTGAGCATGAATTCAAAGATACTGTAAAAAGATATACAATTATAGATAAGACAGATTTAAAAAATATAAAATATTCCTCAATATATTTCTATAGATATTTTATTAATGAAGTAAAAAAATTATTTTCACCTCTTGAATTAGAATACGAAAATAATGTAATTACAATAATTAATAAAAAAGAATTATTAAAAAAATTAATTGATGAGACTTATAATTTTTTTATAAAATATCCAAATAAAATAGAAGAAATGAATTCAATATTAAATGATATGAAAAAAGGGTTAGAATATGAAAATTTTGAACAGGAAATAGATGAGGAAAGTATTTATCCTTATATTTTCAAAATAAATTTATTTTTAGATAAAGAAGAAAAAATTTTAAAATCTAAAAGTCCTGAAATTATTTCAGAATATAATGTTCCAACCATTATAAATTATTTAATAAAAGGAATTCATAGAAATAAAATAAAAATTTTTTTTGATGAAAAACTTGATGAAGAAGAAGTTTCCTTTGAAGAGATAAAATTTGAATTAAAAAAAGAACTAAATATTTCTGAATCAGAATTTTTTGATTTTAACTTTACAATAAAAGGTTATTATATTTATAATGTCTCTACTGATACAGTAGAAAAAATAGAAGTAGATAAAGAAATAAAATTTTATAATATAACTACTGTTACAAAAAGAATACTAGAGTTAGAAGGTTTTGATGAAAATGAAAAAGATGAAGGTAAAACATATGAAGAAGCAGTAGCAGACTTGTTTGAATATTTAAACCTTTTGAAAAAGAAAAAAGTAATAAAAAAAGAAAAATTTGTGAATTTTATTGATGAAATTGCGTTTGCGGAAAGAGAAAAAATATTTAAAACTTTGAAAGAATATGTGGAAATGAATAAAATAGATTTTTTAGAATTTGATACAAGAAAAATATACATAGGAACAGAAGAACTTTTAAAAGTTATTGAAGAACTCTTTTTTGCAATAAGGTTAAATACAAAAGTAAAAGAAGCGAAAATTGAAAAATAACTGAAAATTTAAAAGAAGAAGTTCAAAAAGAAACGCCAATTTTACAATCAAAAAAATCTAAAAAGTCAAGAGAAGAAAGTTATGACAGTATTCGTGATTGGTTAATTGAAAATATAAGGAAAAAAGATACGATTATATTTCCTAAAGAGGAGCTTCTGAATAGAATAAAACTTTTTGATGATTATGAAAAACAAAGGATTGCTAATGTTATAAAAATAGCTGTTGAAAAAGATGGTTATTGCATGAAACTTGAAAATGAGGAAACGATTCATGGAGATGAAGTTATCAGAACCTTTGAAAAAATGTTGAAAATTAAAGATGAAGAAAATGGAATTTAAAAAATAAGTTATGTAAGAAAGGATAAAAATGAACGATATTTTAAATAATCAAAAGCCAGTGGAATTTTTTTCAGCAGAAAGAATAAAGATAGAAATAGATGGACAACAGATACTTTGGAGGGATATGAATCTTGAAATAGATTCAAAGATAGGGGAACATACAATTGGAAAAATAAAATACACGGCATCACCGAACCAGTTAAGCTTATACGATGCCCTGATAGATAAAAAAGGCGACAAAACAATAGTAGTTACAGGAAGAAGCAACATATCGGATGAAGCAGGAAATGCTACAGATAAAATATTCTTAAATGGAGTAATAAGCAAACTTAGGATAAAGGAAACAAAGGCAGGAGCATTAGCAGTTGAGTTAGTGTGCAGTTCAAAGAGCATACTTCTTGACAGAATACCGAGATACCGTTCATTTCAGGATCCGACACTTACATATACAGATATAGCACAGGAAGTGAATAAAAATTATAATGATGGGGAAACATTGGTAAATGTAGGGGAAGATATGAAAGAAATCCCAAGAATGACAATCCAGTATAACGAAACAGACTGGGAATACTTAAAGAGAATAGCATCGTATACAGGACAGCCATTGATGGCAAATTCAAATAAAGTTCTGGTAGGATTTTTCAAGAATATGCCATCACAGACACCCAACTTGACATATTCATATTTTGGAAAGGAAACAGAAGAGGAAAGAACGTATTACAGGGTAGAGGGGACAGAAGTGTATTCAGTTTCAACACCAATAAAGTTAAAAATCAGAAACAGAGTATCAGGCGAAGAAGTAGAAAATGACTACTATGTAATAGAAAGCAGAATACACAACGAAGGGAACACCTTAAAATGTGAGTACAAACTAGGAAAACAAACAGACTACTTTGTAGATCCAATACCACACGAAAAGATAAGAGGAGCAGTGATAGAAGCGAGAACAGTACATATTGCAAGAACAGATGAAAGTAAGAGTGAGCATGGAAGGGCTGACGGAAGTTCAGATAATCTTGAAGGAAGAACAATTGGAGCAAAACCACTTAATAAGTATATAGAAAAAGCTGAAAATCAAAATGCAAACGTAAAAGAAAGAGTCAAAGCAAGTGATATAGCTGTAATGACATTAGATTTAACGGAAGGATTGCTAAAATTGGGAGAAAATGGGCAGTCTTTTGAAGATAAATATGCTGGAAAGAGTTATTTTCCTTATGTAACTCCATATAGTCAAAGTAATACAGGATTTACACCAGCACCAGAGGTAAACGACAGAGTGGCTCTTTATTTTCCAAGTGAAAATGAAACGCATGCGTTGGTAATGGGAGCAGTTAATAATAATGGGAATGGTAGATTTACAAATCCTGATAAAAGGAATTTTACATTAGGGCCAAGTCAGGCAGCTAGAGGGGGAACGCCTGCGAATGAAGGGAAACCGATGTATAATTTTACTTTGGATAGTGAGAAGTTTATTGTTAATGTAGGAAATTTAATTAGTTTGACTTCAAATGGTACGGCACAGATGACAGCAACTCAGGATGCTGGAGTAACTTCAACAAGTGCAGCAGCGACATTACGAGGACAAACTTATGCAAAAGTAGTAACACCAGGAGATGCTGAAGTTGTTGGAAAAAATACTAATATTGGATTTGGGGAAGGTGGAATATCTGTCCAAACTAATGTAAAGGCTGAAAATAGATTGTTAATAGAAAGTAATAATGAATTACTGGCAAATGGAAAATCGACTGCAAGTATAAGTTCAACAGAAGGAGTGGCTTCTTTGAGTGGAAAAACTACAAGCGTTGGTATAGGAGCTGTTTCTTCCGATGAAACGACAGTTGCAGGAAAAATAGTGGATGTGAATTAGGAGGTAAAATGTCAAAGGAAACAAAATTTGAAGATGCATACGTCGCCTCAGAATCCTACTGTGGATGTAAGCAAGGGGAATTTCTTCAGCCAGTAACAGCAACCCATGCAAATAATGTTTATATGCAGGGAATTGTACCACTTACAAAGGATGATAACGTAATAGGTAAGAACATTCCTAATTTTGGAAAATGTAAACTGCATGGAAAATGTCAGCTAGCAAATGGACAGAGGATAAACTGGGAAAAAGTTACACCTGATGTAAGGATAAAGAAAAGCAATGCATTAAATGGGAAAAGTTGCTTTAAATGTCCGTATTCACCGTCAGAAGAAATAAACTTTTATGATCATCAGCAAAATAAACTCGAAGATGGACATGTAACAAGTAATGGCGAAGCAAAAGCAAATACTGTTGAAAACAAGAGTAATCTTGAAAAGGCAGGAGATTATCTTGGAAAGAGTTTGAAGCAGGTTGTATTAGGAGAATTTACTGATGATGTAACAATAGTGGGAACAATTGCAGAAGTAGCATTAGGGTTTACAGGATTAGATTTTGCAATGGATATAAGAGATTTTATAGCTTGTGCTGGGAAAGGTGACTGGCTAGGAATGGGTCTTTCAGCAATTGGACTTATACCAGTAGTTGGTGGAGCGGTAAAAGCCGTAAGCAGAGGAGCTGAAGGAATAGCGGATGGTTTAAAATCAGTAAAAAAAAGTTTAAAACCAGCTCAAATGGCATTAGATATAAAAGATGGCGTAAAAGCAACAGGAAAAATGTTGAAAAATGCAGGAAAGGGACTGATAAGGAACGGAAAAAACCTTATTGAATTTGTGGCTCATAAGGGAGTAAGAGAACTGGCAGATAATATATTGAAGGCTGGGCAGAAAATAATAAGGAAAGGGAAAAGTACCTGGGGAGAATTAACGAAACAGTTGTGTAATCTAAAAAGCATATTTGGATTTGTAGGGTGTTTTTCAGGAGAAACATTAGTCAAGACAGAAAATGGATACAGGAAAATAGAGGATGTAAAGAGGGGAGAAAAGGTATATTCGTATAACATACTGACAGGAGAGCAGGAACTGAAAGAGGTTCTGGAACTGAAACGTGTGTACGAAAGAGGTGAAACAGTAAAATTAAGGTTTGAAAAAGGAATAGAGCTAGAAAGCACACTAAGCCATAATTTTATGACAACTGAAGGCAAGTGGAAAAAAGCTGAGGAACTGGAGATAGGCGAAAGTTTCTATTCAGAAAAGTATGGAATAATAAAACTGAAGGAAAAGGAACTATTAGAAAATGCCAGTCCGAAAATAATGTATGACTTGGAAGTGGAGGATAACCATAACTATCTGATAACAGAAGAAGATATACTGGTTCATAATGGAAACTGTCCTGCAATTGCCAAACAAGTAGAAAATGCTATAGAAGAAGCAAAAAAGTTAGGGAAAAAACATATAAAAGTAAAATTGAAAGGGTATCCGAATTCAAGAAAAGTAGAAAATAAATTAAGAAAGAAATTGAAAAAAAATCCTAAATTTAAAGGATGGATAGAGCATAAGGGAGCAATATTCAAAAAAGCAATTGAGGAAGTAGAAGTTGATGGAATAAAAGTCGAGGTAGAGTACTTTAAAGTAGGATTTGGAAAAAATGCAATAAAGGACAGTGCAATAAAGTTCAATAAATTAACAAATAATTATGATAAACATTTTTCTGAAGCAAGTGATATGTTATTAAAAAAATTAAAGAGAACAAAATCAGGAGAATTGATTGATAAACTAGGAAAAAATGCTAAACGGGTCAATACAACAATAGTTGCAGAAAATGGGATAGTGTATACTTGGCATCATGATTTAGGAAAAAAATCATTAGTTTTAGTAGAACAATCTGCACATA contains:
- a CDS encoding PAAR-like protein; this encodes MRFYYDNGKQCVINFEIIESPESAKKREYEDFQRMMESTREEIRRREKQRIPVDKNIAKSIVCDGAKLYCPKAEIKIFAPEDVVETITTPPEDLPMIELIVPEEHHVFLMKKDPVATTRDIEPDNFNPAPGIYCSYDHEKCNIKEANKYWEKVAKTEVNGYELLLKQSQLICTHCPGAKLKFVSNGQDIHIANSGIEKFFSPTIRKTIKIGGGALAIIGTLATPIPGDEEAAAGLTLEGTIQFLKYKGWGMFGGTRTIVNEITGYDILKDPIKSAIGEDTGEVVGNTIDFVDTAHSLYKLPEEVGELADNIGKGNQIATEITKNEEFIQNIKNNPLSKKRTYSKKSIKVKDELKFTSKLEINVLEKTNRSLQKNIKNVTPYIHSGTLGVSNTIISTHNYAADSFYLQSIEERYYEDIKEYSKVPFISIKQEYPQD
- a CDS encoding tetratricopeptide repeat protein, encoding MKKIFLILILIFTFSCNVSKEEKDKRVLLNEVKKINKNRNPTKEQINILLEKSKELYQNGDEKTAKQVWENLEEYTSEATLYLADYYDNNKDEINYEKYLLKAAEKENETAMFNLGGLYQKRGNTEKMLKWYTKVIEKDGKNSAIVMTNLGNYYDLEGQKDKMLEWYKKAAEKGSMEAMNNLGVYYSENNQEKKMLFWYKKALEKDENIRTLNNLASHYFKKGNLKEAEKWYKRSADKGSIEAMNDLGVIYDSQKRYELAIKMFLKAAENGDEDAVLNIGLMYEDRDMYNEAKEWYKKFAELGNQKALKKYNELKDKY
- a CDS encoding polymorphic toxin-type HINT domain-containing protein; the protein is MSKETKFEDAYVASESYCGCKQGEFLQPVTATHANNVYMQGIVPLTKDDNVIGKNIPNFGKCKLHGKCQLANGQRINWEKVTPDVRIKKSNALNGKSCFKCPYSPSEEINFYDHQQNKLEDGHVTSNGEAKANTVENKSNLEKAGDYLGKSLKQVVLGEFTDDVTIVGTIAEVALGFTGLDFAMDIRDFIACAGKGDWLGMGLSAIGLIPVVGGAVKAVSRGAEGIADGLKSVKKSLKPAQMALDIKDGVKATGKMLKNAGKGLIRNGKNLIEFVAHKGVRELADNILKAGQKIIRKGKSTWGELTKQLCNLKSIFGFVGCFSGETLVKTENGYRKIEDVKRGEKVYSYNILTGEQELKEVLELKRVYERGETVKLRFEKGIELESTLSHNFMTTEGKWKKAEELEIGESFYSEKYGIIKLKEKELLENASPKIMYDLEVEDNHNYLITEEDILVHNGNCPAIAKQVENAIEEAKKLGKKHIKVKLKGYPNSRKVENKLRKKLKKNPKFKGWIEHKGAIFKKAIEEVEVDGIKVEVEYFKVGFGKNAIKDSAIKFNKLTNNYDKHFSEASDMLLKKLKRTKSGELIDKLGKNAKRVNTTIVAENGIVYTWHHDLGKKSLVLVEQSAHKRAKHMGAGSMMKFLGNFFKK